One part of the bacterium genome encodes these proteins:
- a CDS encoding secondary thiamine-phosphate synthase enzyme YjbQ translates to MKSYRKELWFDVPTRRAFIHITPHVQECLEESGIREGMALVNAMHITASVFINDNEPGLHEDYERWLEELAPHEPISRYRHNLSGEDNGDAHLKRQIMGREVVVAVSDGRLDFGPWERIFYGEFDGGRRKRILLKIIGE, encoded by the coding sequence ATGAAAAGCTATCGTAAGGAGCTCTGGTTCGACGTACCTACCCGAAGGGCCTTTATCCACATCACTCCCCACGTGCAGGAGTGCCTGGAAGAAAGCGGCATCCGGGAGGGGATGGCCCTGGTGAACGCCATGCACATCACGGCCTCGGTGTTCATCAACGACAACGAGCCGGGCCTCCACGAGGATTACGAAAGGTGGCTGGAAGAGCTGGCCCCCCACGAACCGATCAGCCGGTACCGGCACAACCTCTCCGGCGAGGACAACGGCGACGCCCATCTCAAGCGCCAGATCATGGGCAGGGAGGTGGTTGTGGCGGTCAGCGACGGCCGACTGGACTTCGGGCCGTGGGAGAGGATCTTTTACGGGGAGTTCGATGGGGGGCGGAGAAAAAGAATCCTCCTAAAGATAATTGGGGAATAA